Sequence from the Ignavibacteria bacterium genome:
ATAAAAGCACTTTTGATTTTAATAAGAACGGGCTTATCAAGGTTGATAGTTTGCCAGTTCGAGTATCCTGTTGTTAACTCAAATGGAGCTTGATATATGACAGAGTCCTTAATATTATCATATTATAATCATCCTGATTAAGAACAGTAACTCTAAATTTCCATTGTTGGAACAGTAGCCGGGATTTGCATAGATGTTTTTGCAATCTTAGCAACTTCCTAATAATCAGGCATAAAATTTAAGGGTTTTACAATAAGTCGCAATGGGGACGGATACTACATTTTTAATTGGCGGGCTAATTCCACTCTAAGTACATTTATATCAAGCACTTAAAAATGATTTTTTTTTTGATGAGCAGCAGCCAGCCTGGATTTTTGAGGAAAATCGGGGGTATTAATACCCCCCGTAGTATTAATACTACGCCGGTATATTGTAGTATCAGAGATCTAAAGATCAGGCAGAAGCCCCATAAATGGAGCTTCCGCCATGGCCGATTTACTTTTAAGTGTAATTACTTTAACAGTAGCATCTTTCCACTTTTAATGAAGTTATTTGCACGGATTTCATATATGTACATTCCGCTAGGCAGACTTGAAGCGTTGAACTGAACTGAATACCTTCCCATTTCTTTGTATCCGTCCACAAGGGCTGCAATTTCCTTTCCCAAAATATCATAAACCCTGAGGCTTACCTTTGAAGCCTTGGGAATATCATAATTTATGACAGTTGACGGGTTAAATGGATTTGGGTAGTTTTGAGATAACGCATATTCAGTGACTATTCCGCTGTTCTCTGAAGACTGACCGTATTTTTCCTGCTTTTCGCCTTTATTCATGGAATAAGCCGAAGGATCATTCATCAGATTTTCTGCTATTTTAATTCTTGAGGAGAAATAGAAGTCTGAAACTTTACCTTTTTTTATGTCTGAAAGAATTTCCTGGGCTTTTCCAAGGTCTTTCTTCACGTTTATAAATGCAAAGAGTTTTGAGAACCTGGCATCAAGAGCCTCTTTTTCACTTGCTGACGAACTGATAGCGTTGTCAAACCATGCAATGGCCTTGTCAAACTCATTATTCTGAAGATAGTTATCTCCAAGCAGCTTCAGCAGGTAGGAATTCTTCTTTACTTTTGTGAGCCCTTCCATATAGCTTAAGATGTCGGCTCTGGAATATTTGTTCTTTATTCGCATTAGTTCAGTCATGGCAAAAGGCTGATTCTTCTCAGAATTTACAAGAGTCTTGTACCATGCGATAGCATCGTCAAGCTTTCCGGCCTTCTCAAGCTTAACTCCTTCAAGCAGGTTAAAAGGAATGTTTTCCGAATCATTTAAATTTGTTTTATTCATAGAAGTCTTTTTTCCAGCAGAACTTTCGGCTCGTAATACATATGGGATTGCCCCTCCTTCCCATGGGTCTTCTTCTATATTATCATATATCTCCAAATATGAATCATAATCTTTGTAAGTTTTTGGTTCTACTCCCCCCCAATAATTACTTTGCGCAAGGATCCAACTACTTTCATATGAATAAGCATCATAGTTAGTGTTGTCCATAATAGTATTGTACCAGCCTGCTACACCTTCAGAACCAGCATAAACAAAGCTTCCCCAACCCGAAGCAAAGCCGACCCTGTTATCTCTAAACCGATTATTAGGACAGAAAGTACTAAGACTATTGTCCGTAAAATAAACATAAGTACTTCCCCCAGCATACAGGCCCCAATCAAATCCGCTTACATCATTGTGGGCGATATACGGAGATGAGTTATTTAGAAAGAATAACCCCTGATAGTGATGGTACTGCGGTGAAGAAGCGTCTTTGGTTATAACGTTATCCAAAATAAATGGTGATGCAGCTGAAGCTTCCCCATAGATTCCATTCTCGAGAGGATTAATAATATGATTTCCCATTATTTCCGGCTGAGAATTATAAACATAAATTCCATTTTTAAAGTTGGTAAAATAAGAGTTCCAGATCTTAACATTTGCCCCGTTAAGGCAGCGGATTTCAGTCCCGTCATTCAAAGTCATATTATTAAGTTCTGAATTTGCAGCTCCTGCTCCATCAAAAACAATATTACCCCAGCGGCCTGTAGTTTCGCCTCTCTGGAAGGTAATGTTACCGGCATTTGCAATCAAAGTACCGTTCACAATAAGTGAAGCACCATTTTTGAAGGTAACTGTGGCTCCAGAGGCAATTGAAAGTGTGGAGCCAAGGGGAACGTAAGCATCACTTTCAAAAGTAACATTTCCGCTTAGTGTAGTATTGGTGCTGGCAAAATAATTATAAAAAACATTAAGCTTCATGTAATCATTTTCTCTTATCATATTTGTTATAGCTATATGCTTAAGAGCACCGCCCCAATCCTTTGTTGAAGGCCTTGTAGCCTCTGTCATCTTATTGGTAACAACTCCTTTTATCACTTCATCTGTAAAGAAATCGCTTTTTAAGCTTGAAAGTCTTTTGAATACATTACCTCTTGGCAGATTCGGATCAGTTGGCCACCAGCCCCAAGTTCTTGTCGGTGAATATGTAGTGACTTCCCATAATGTACGCCCTCCATCCGGCATGTTATTGAACACCCAACCTCCTTTAGGAACATAAGTACCACTGACGTAACTACATCTATCGTCATCCAGATAATCAAAATCACCGGCTCTCTGCCCGTTCCAGTTTCCCGATCGGGTATATGATCCTCTGGGATAGCTGTCATCCGGAATCGGATAGCCAAAAGAGCCGTTATAAGGAACCGCGGTTTCGAGATCGATCAGATTATCGGCATACGCTGTTATCGCATCCTGAATCTCTTTGATATGCCATACCAAAATTCCTTTGTTATAGCCGCTTTGAGCATACTCGTCATAGTTTGCAAAATTTTTGTCAAATCCCGTAGCTTTGTGGTACTCAATTAAGAAGTACTCATCCCGATCGCCAGTATGATTCTCATTTATCATTACTTTGATGATTCTTCTATATCCGTTTGAAATCTGTGTCGAAGTTAGCGGAACGTTAATATCGGACAACTTTATAGTTGAGAAATCAACATTCCTAACGGTTGACGCATTTACAGTTAGTATTTCCTCAGGCCTTATCCATCCCAGGAAAATCAGGTCATGTGATGTAATTGGCGGAAGCCCATAAAGTGAATGTTGCTCAGGTATAGAGGCATTGTGATACATTATATCATAGTTCCAAAGCAAATTACAATGGTCGTAACTGTAGTCTACTACTTCATCATATCCTCTATCAGGAAATCCCTTAAATCCGGAAGGAGAGCCGGAAATTGCACCTATCATGTGCATTCTTTCGTGAGCAATTGCACCCATGCTCATCTGAAAGTCAATCGGACCGTTAAAAATAACTGCTCCGGTTACAGATGAAGTGATAGTGTATGTGTTTCCCGGGTCAACAAAACCTCCATGCTCATGATAAAATTCATCCTGCGTAATTCCCGTAAAAACAAGATGAAGGGCTTTTACATTATTGAACAAGGATGGGTTGGCATTGTAGACATTATTGACAATATCTGAAGCAATATTAGTATTTTTGCTTTTCACAACACTGACTCCAGAGCCATTATCAGCAATATAACCCGCAAATGTTCTTGTTGTTAAATATGGATCACCATTAGCTTGCTTAGGGCAGCTAAAGTTTACTGTGTAAAGTCCTCCGGATTGATTACTGAAAAAATCAGTCAATGCTGGTCTGTACCACTCGTCTGCGGATATACTGCCACCATGGGAATTAATATAGTCTGATAGCAGAGTTCCATCGGGGAATGCTCCAAGCAGAGGAAATTCCGCATCGTTTGTAAGCCGCGGATAGGAATGAGTCCTGTCAGGAAAACCAACTACAATTATAAGCTCATTAAAATTACCTGTCAGATTGACGCTTGACACATACGCCGTGGCAGTAGTCGCCAAGGTTTGCTGGCTCCCGGTATTAAGTTTAAGAACAATATCGGGGGAATATCCGGTATACTGTCCATATAGAGCATTGAAAAGAAGGAAACTGAGAATTACAATTAATGATTTTTTCATGCGAACTCCCAAATTATTTGATGAGAATGAGTTTAATTGCCTGAGAATTTTTATTTCCCTGCGCGTCTATATTAAGTAAGGCATAGTAAATGCCAGAACTTACTCCTCTTCCTCTCTCATCTGTTCCGTTCCATGAAATTCTTTCAGTGCTTCCCTTTTCAACTGTTCCGGTATAGAAGGTTTTTACCTTTTGGCCAAGGGAATTGTAGATCGAAAGCTCGGGGCTGCACCTTTCAGGAACGGCAAAACAGAATATTGTACTACTATTAAATGGGTTAGGATAATTTGAAAATGAGTAACTGCTTGGAACTTGTTTCTTTATTTTGACATCCGTTATATCTGAAGACAGTGTATAGCTGTATAATACACGAGCTTCAGTTGCATTCTGAAATATGAATGTTTTGTTGTCCAGCCAATTCAAATAATACTTTTTCCCTGCATTGTTTAAATCATTTGTCAATTTGAATACCTTGGCTGAATCAGCGTGATAGACATACAAGTCTGCATCGCTTTGTGTAGCATAAAGACCAATAAAGGCAAGCATCTTTTCATCGGGGGACCACGAGAGTGAAATAAATTGCTTTGCTAATGATCTGCCTTC
This genomic interval carries:
- a CDS encoding T9SS type A sorting domain-containing protein produces the protein MKKSLIVILSFLLFNALYGQYTGYSPDIVLKLNTGSQQTLATTATAYVSSVNLTGNFNELIIVVGFPDRTHSYPRLTNDAEFPLLGAFPDGTLLSDYINSHGGSISADEWYRPALTDFFSNQSGGLYTVNFSCPKQANGDPYLTTRTFAGYIADNGSGVSVVKSKNTNIASDIVNNVYNANPSLFNNVKALHLVFTGITQDEFYHEHGGFVDPGNTYTITSSVTGAVIFNGPIDFQMSMGAIAHERMHMIGAISGSPSGFKGFPDRGYDEVVDYSYDHCNLLWNYDIMYHNASIPEQHSLYGLPPITSHDLIFLGWIRPEEILTVNASTVRNVDFSTIKLSDINVPLTSTQISNGYRRIIKVMINENHTGDRDEYFLIEYHKATGFDKNFANYDEYAQSGYNKGILVWHIKEIQDAITAYADNLIDLETAVPYNGSFGYPIPDDSYPRGSYTRSGNWNGQRAGDFDYLDDDRCSYVSGTYVPKGGWVFNNMPDGGRTLWEVTTYSPTRTWGWWPTDPNLPRGNVFKRLSSLKSDFFTDEVIKGVVTNKMTEATRPSTKDWGGALKHIAITNMIRENDYMKLNVFYNYFASTNTTLSGNVTFESDAYVPLGSTLSIASGATVTFKNGASLIVNGTLIANAGNITFQRGETTGRWGNIVFDGAGAANSELNNMTLNDGTEIRCLNGANVKIWNSYFTNFKNGIYVYNSQPEIMGNHIINPLENGIYGEASAASPFILDNVITKDASSPQYHHYQGLFFLNNSSPYIAHNDVSGFDWGLYAGGSTYVYFTDNSLSTFCPNNRFRDNRVGFASGWGSFVYAGSEGVAGWYNTIMDNTNYDAYSYESSWILAQSNYWGGVEPKTYKDYDSYLEIYDNIEEDPWEGGAIPYVLRAESSAGKKTSMNKTNLNDSENIPFNLLEGVKLEKAGKLDDAIAWYKTLVNSEKNQPFAMTELMRIKNKYSRADILSYMEGLTKVKKNSYLLKLLGDNYLQNNEFDKAIAWFDNAISSSASEKEALDARFSKLFAFINVKKDLGKAQEILSDIKKGKVSDFYFSSRIKIAENLMNDPSAYSMNKGEKQEKYGQSSENSGIVTEYALSQNYPNPFNPSTVINYDIPKASKVSLRVYDILGKEIAALVDGYKEMGRYSVQFNASSLPSGMYIYEIRANNFIKSGKMLLLK